The following nucleotide sequence is from Scyliorhinus torazame isolate Kashiwa2021f chromosome 4, sScyTor2.1, whole genome shotgun sequence.
tgtgccggttaggtggattggtcgtgctaaattgccctttggttacGTGGGATTACATGGTTATGgccaaagggtggaggtgtgggcttatgtagcgcactcattccaagggccggtgcagactcgatgggccgaatggcctccttctgcacttgaaaTTCAATAATCCTATGAAGTCCATTCCGTTCTACAAACCACAGCCGTGTTATAGCTATTTTACTGGTTAGGTCTGCTATCGTCTCAGATCTCTTCATGTGTTTTCCCCTCACACAGACATCGAAATCACCTGTGAAAATATTCCAGCACTTTCCATCTCTCAATTACTTCCCGCATGTTTCTTCTTATGATGTTTCCTCTGATTGTTTTCGCTCATTGCCTTccatctttgttcttttgttcctgCCACTTCGGCCGCAGGAAACACTTGCTCGTTATTTTCTCCCATCAAAATCGTTCATGATTTTGAACCCTGTGTCACAATTTCTGCTAGCATACTCTGCCCCAGCATGAAGATCCCTCCAATCATTTCAAAATAACTGATGTCTCATTTCTGACAGTCACGTAGATCAAATCTGCACAATCTCGAAGGTCTTGATACCTTACCTAAATTGTGGTAGAATTGATATATTTACTCAGCCTTGGGCTTACATATCTATGTAAGTCATTCTGAGCAAACCTACGCACTATTCATACCAGTGGCTTCTGCGTTGTTTTTTTCACTTGATATCATTGTATTCCCTCGATTTTCCATTAAATCTTCAACACATATCAGTATCGCCGAAACCATTTCCTCCCCTGATGATTGGCTAGCATTATTTACCACTTTATGTGCCGATGTTGCTATCTCCTTCACCGATTTTTAATAATAACTGATATGCAGCACTCACCACCTATTCAAGTTTGAATAAAATTATATTGTACATTTCAATTACACAAACAACAACTCGTTTGGCAAATTTAACACAGCACTGTTTGCAATGCTGCAATCAGTTTGAGGGTGAGACATCTTGGTCCCAAATAAGTTCCCTAATCTGATAAATTACAATAACAATTATGGGAAACAAAGTTGGCTATAAAGGAGAGGAGACAAATTTTAAAAGGTCAAAAAATAGAGATGCAGTGGTCGGCAGCTTAGAGGATTTATCAATCCTTTGTCAACAAAATATTCAGTCCACAAGTGAATCCCGGCCAATGGTGCATCCTCCGTGGCTAATCGCTGGTCATGAATGGTACGGCATTAAAGATACATGTACAATGCAGGGATGATTATAGTGGTACAGATAATTCGGTGAAGATATTAAAGGGAATGAATTCAAAGTATGAGAGTAAACTGGCAAGAACTACAAAAATCCACAGCAACATATACAAGGAAAGGGAGTTAAAATAGGCGTTGGTTTGTTATAGACGAGTTCTGAGGCTGTTGCAATGGTCAACATGGTCATGACAGAAACGGTGAATATGTATTTTGCAAATGTTGTAGCAACAGAACGAACAGAAATCATCCCAGAAGTCTTAGAAAACCAAGACACAAGAATGCCAATAGGAAATGCAGGAAActttacaggtccacagatcactgaaaggggctacacaggtggagaaggtagtcaagaaggcatacggcatgcttgccttcattggccggggcattgagtataagaattggcaagtcatgttgcagctgtatagaaccttagttaggccacacttggagtatagtgttcaattctggtcgccacactaccagaaggatgtggaggctttagagagggtgcagaagagatttaccagaatgttgcctggtatggagggcataagctatgaggagcgattgaataaactcggtttgttctcactggaacgaaggaggttgaggggcgacctgatagaggtatacaaaattatgaggggcatagacagagtggatagtcagaggcttttccccagggtagaggggtcaattactagggggcataggtttaaggtgagaggggcaaagtttagagtagatgtacgaggcaagttttttacgcagagggtagtgggtgcctggaactcactaccggaggaggtagtggaggcagggacgatagggacatttaaggggcatcttgacaaatatatgaataggatgggaatagaaggatacggacccaggaagtgtagaagattgtagtttagtcgggcagtatggtcggcacgggcttggagggccgaagggcctgttcctgtgctgtacatttctttgttctttgttctttgttctttgtactgtcaCTGCATGAAAAAATAACATTACTGTGAAATCTAAAAAGAGTAATGGCTGAACAGCCTCTCGGACCTGTTGGGCTGCATCCTGGGTGTCCAATATAATGGCGGCAAACTTATGAGAAACAGCATTTGTAATCTTGTAATCGGGAAACCCCACCGCGAATTGACAAAGCAGGCACATGTGCCATTTCTATACTGAAATGGGGGAGACAGACACCAGGAAGCTTTCGGCTAGTTAACCCGACAATTGTCGTTGCTAAAAATCTGTATCCTATTAGTGAGGAAGAAGTAGTAAGAAATTTAGAAAATCGGAATCCAATTAGGCACAGTTCAACATTTAATTGAAGAGAAGTCACATTTAAAGGATAAGCATGTTATATTTATTTGAGTATTGAATAATTTGGATCGGTAAATAAGAGCCAGTAACTGTCaagacttggatttccagaaggcatttgctaagttgccacacaaaaggttagagCATAATATCAGAGTTCATGATGTCAGCATGggcagaggattggttagctaaaagGACACGGGAGTCATGCTAGATGATCGTGTTTATATTGTAAATTGGAACTGGAGGAATGTCATAGTTAAAAATGCAATGGCCTTTTGACAATCTATATCACTGGCATGTTCTTTGCGACTGGTATGTATTGCAGCGAACTTTGCTTTAGATCCATGGATTTGCGGGAACATGTGTTGTGAGGAGGGCACATAGATTTAATTTTCGAATGTCAGAAACGATGAAGGGAGATGTGCTTTGTTGGAGTTAGAGAGAAAAAAAATCGATCCGTTGGCAAAAGTATCGAAAAGGAAAGGACAGGGGTTGAAGACAACTGGCTAAAATGTCAAATGTGTCAGGACAGAAGTATGTCGTTGCACAGTGACTGATTGTGATCTGGGATCCATGAATTGGAAGGATTATGGAAAGTTCCACAAGTAGATTGACAAGTATATTATAAAATACTTAAAAGAAGATATTAATACCAGAATATAGCAATTAACAGGGGAGATGTGGAAAAGTCCCCATAGCTCTGAAAGAACAGCAGCactcgaatggccaccttctgtgccacATTTTCATGATTCTATCTCAGCCAATGGAAAACCCGATGTACTTGTTTATTTTCTTTCAGCGTCACTTGGATCCATTGATTACGGAACTCACGTGTTCAAACTGCGGGTTAACACCACAGTGAAATAAACCTACAGCGCCAAAACCTGAACCGGAACAAATCTGGTTGAAAGATTCCGCCATGAGTTGCCAGAATGACAAACCAATAAACCTGTTGGTTTATATTGTGATTCTTACGCTGTCTGTGGATAGTAAGTATTTTAGTTCTGCATTTTCACCAATAGGAACGTTACTCCTTAATGTACATTTTTGATTTCATGTAATTCTTATTCTGCAGCCGCAATTGGAAGTACaaatcatacaacaccaggttgaagcctAATAGAGCTGTGCTCTAAAAGCtcttgattccaaataaacctgttggacattaacctggtgctaTAAAGCTTCTTACTTTGAcatccccagtccaacgccggcatctccacatcatggaagtaGAAATGAAAGACAACTTAATTGTCGTCTGGATTTTGATGGAAAGAGGCTAATTTGCTCATCCCTCAATCTGCTGCTTTGGAAGTAGAAATGAAAGACAACTTAATTGTCGTCTGGATTTTGATGGAAAGAGGCTAATTTGCTCATCCCTAAATCTGCTGCTTTGGGTCAGTAGTAGACGACTGGATTACTTCAGAATTTTACATAAAGAAGCGGTAATTCTGCCGGTCAAGCTTGCTATGCACTGAGATATATACTCCATTGTTTCAATTTGTCCTCAATAGTATTCTGTTCTAAACTTGATAAAATCAAAAAGCAACAAACATAAATAGCATTCCCGATCTATAGAATTTTTTCAACCATAGATTATTCCTGAAATGGAAAGTATTTACTTTTGAAATTGGATCTGTGTTACCCTTGGTACCCTGATTCCAATCGTTCATCTGGAGTCGAACGATCAATTGATACAACTTGTAGAAAACAATTCGAATCATCGAGCCTGTACCGAGCGTCCGAAGGAGAACCCCACTGAGGCCCATTCCCCTGCGCTATcattgtagccccacctaacctctggacatTAATGGGCAATCCAACTAATCTGGACATGttttgactgtaggaggaaaccagagcacccatatagatacgaggagaatgtgaaaactcaacACAGATAGTCAACCTAGGTCCGAATCCAACATCCACCAACTCCTTCACCAAAgacaaggaattggtggatgttgagtctggtgaagggtgtgcagatagcctggggcacattgagatccaaaaagacgaggtgtttggcgtcttgaaaaatattaaggtagataagtccccaatgttgttccgttgtttaagaagggtagcaaggttaatccagtgaactacaggccggtgagccttacgtcagcggtagggaaattactggaaagaattcttggaagcaaatggacgtattagtgagaggcagcatggttttgtgaaggggaggtcttatctctctaacttgatagagtttttcgaagaggtaacaaagatgattgatgcaggtagggcagcggatgttgtctatatggacttcagtaaggcgattgacaagggccctcatggtagactagtacaaaaggtgaagttacacgggatcaggggtgagctggcaacgtGGATACATaacaggctaggtcatagaaggcagagagtagcaatggaacgatgcctttctaattggagggctgtggctagtggtgttccgcaggaatcagtgcggggacctttgctgtttgtagtatatataaatgatttggaggaaaatgtaactgctctgattaggaagtttgcagcagacgacacaaagttggtggaattgcggatagcggttaggactgtcagaggatacagcaggatttagattgtttggagacttgggcggagagatggcagatggagtttaatgcggacaaatgtgaggtaatgcattttggaaggtctaatgcaggtagggaatatacagtgaatggtagaacactcaagagtattgaaagtcagagagatctaggtgtaccagtccacaggtcactgaaaggggcaacgcaggtggagaaggtagtcaagaaggcatacagcatgcttgtcttcattggccggggcattgaggataagaattggaaagtcatgttgcagctgtattgaaccttagttaggccacacttggagtatagtgttcaattctggtcgccacactaccagaaggatgtggaggctttagatagggtgcagaagagatttaccagaatgttgccttctaTGGAGGGCATtttactatgaggagcggttgaataaagttggtttattctcactggaacgacggcggttgaggggcgacctgatagaggtctacaaattatgaggggcatagatagagtggatagtcagaggcttttcccctgggtagaggggtcaattacttgggggcataggtttaaggtgcgaggggcaaggtttagacgagatgcacgaggcaagtcttttacacacagggtagtgggtgactggaactcgctgccggaggtgatggtggaagcagggacgatagtgatatttaaggggcatcttgacaaatacatgaatagggtgggaatagagcgatacggacccatgaagtgtagaagcttgtagtttagtcgggcagcatgatcggcacgggcttggtgggccgaagggcctgttcctgtgctgtaagtttctttgttctttgttctttgaatggaacCCCgttctgtgaggcagtggtgctgacTACTGTGCCACAGTGTCGCCCGTTCCAATGTGTTCAAAGAATGGGAACCCACAGCGCTAGTGTACCAAATACTTACACCTTTCTGATTGAATAACTTGCTCCTCAGCCCAGTCTCGAACAATTAGTCTTATCCTGGGAGTCTGCTGCCGAGGTCAAGATGCAAAAGCCGCATAAAACATTTCCTATAAGCTAAGTTGCGATTTGAAGTGCCATCATTGTGCTTTTTCCCAATGAAACGTCCCATGGTTatgattcaaataatcatccaatttgCATCGCAGCAATCAGTCCACACTACTCCCAAGGCACATTTGTCCTGTTCTGCGTAAATATGCCCAAATCGTACACGGTAGTGCAGGTGGGGCCGTGTATAGTTCCAATAATGTTTCCTGACTGTGTTATTCAGCCCCGTTGCATTAAGTGTCGCTGTGCAAATCTTCTTGCATACCACATCTAAATCTCTCTGAACATTAAAATTTGAAATATGTTATCAGTGAAACAAAGCTCTGCTTTTCGAATCATCTTGGGTTTGGCCCACTCAAACTTATCTGTTACCCTTTCGTTCATTTCGTTCGCCCAGTGCATTGCCATTGCGTCCTTCTCACCACTCTCTTTCCTACCTCGTTTCATATGGTCGCCAAACAGGGACAAAATCATACTAAGCACCGCTTTTATGTCATAAATATAGTTTGCGAATAGTTGGTGCCGAGCACTGATCGTTGCATCACTCCACTGGGTAGAAGCTATCAACTTTAAAATGTCAGTTTTAAATGTGCACTTTCCATTTTCGCTTTTTCACCAATTATCTATCCATGCAAATAAAGTATTGTTCAACACAAGAACCCATTTGTTCTTTGATGCACATAATTGGCGCCTGGTCGATTTTCTTTTTGCAATCCAATAATATTACTTGTTCAAATTATCTAACCTTTTCGTTACATCCAAACATATTTCAATAAATTCTTCACACAGAATTTGCCTTAACTAAATCCACAAACACTCTACCTAAACATATTTCGATTGTTCAAATACGTGCTTGAAAATCGGTTTCAACATTTAAGCGACTAACGATGGCAAGAAAACTATGGTCGAGTTAGCTTCACCGTCTTCTCCTCTTCTGAATGGCGGCTGTACATTTCCAACCACGTTTGACAATTTTAAACTGTCAGGTGAATTCGGTGATCAGAACCAATGTACGCCATATATCTGCCGCCAGTTTATTTCAAAGTACATGATCTACTGTGTCAACTCCACTGGATTGCTGGCCGTCACCACAATTCGTATTTTGGATACTTTCCCACGACTGAGATTAATTAATTTCGGCCTATAATGCTCATTTCTCCCCTGTTTCCCAAGTAATCATGGGCTCTATTTCGCGACTCAACTGCAAGTACAAATCCAATGTGTTTCCTTAACGCCGCTTTAATCTCCTTATTCGCTCTGATATTTTGGGCTACCTGAATTTGGAAGGAATGGACCTGTCCTATTAGTGATCCTTTATGAAGCTCTTCCACGCTGTTTTTACACACTACGCTATTTAGCTCTCAAATTGAATTGTGTAATTTTCATAATGTTCATTCGCTCGTCTTGACTAGCATTTTTTAGCAATATCATTACCCTTAATCTATATGAACCCTGTAAATTAATAGTGGTCCTGGTGATGGTAACGTCATGGAGGCATTTGAAGGCGAATTAGACACACGGTGATGTATCAGTACTGAACATACGATATTGTGCATTCTCTTGAACTTGCAGACTTTGGACAGATAATGTAATGATATTAGGCAGGACCTTTCTTAAAAACCGGTTGTGTTATTCCACGTCCGGCTGCCAGATGACTTCCTCTGCATTTACCGATTTTGCGCTTCTTTGTGATCGAGGTTAGAAGGCTGTGGAAAATCGCATAGCGATGTGATGCACTGCCTCCAGTGTTTCTGAGTTGACATAACCACCCTATTCATATCCACAGATCCGGGAACGCTAGCTTTTAGAAATGGAGGAAAAGACATCCAACTGGACATGGCCGTTAAGTCAGCCGCTTACATATTCTTTCAGACCCCAGAAGCCGACAGGGCTGCGATTGATTTCATTACAACGGAATGGGCTAAGAAACCACTTTACCTCGCCGTTTGGAATGAGGCACGGATAAGTGTCGGACGCAACACTACAATTCCTTTCGGATTGCGAAGAGAGCACTTAATGGCCATTCACGCATATACTCAAGTCTCTCAATTGTACCTGGACTTTAACGAAGCAACCAGACTTTATGGCAAAACAGATTCTGTCTACAAGAAAAAGTTCCACTTCAAAAGTTTTCATTACCTAATATCTGTCGCCTTGGCAAATCTAAGACAgaatacaatgttcagcacctatAGAGGAGCTTCGCGTCTATTCAACGCCAAGGAGAAAACAAATGTACGGCTAGGACAATTCTCGTCAAGCACAATTAATAAGGCAGTAGCGATCGGATTCCTGAACGGCAATTCACCGAATAATACGCTATTCGAAATAAAAACGAAATTTGGGGTCTCAATTAGTAAATACTCCGCCCTCCCAAATGAAGACGAGGTTCTAATCCCACCTATTGAGGTTTTTAAGGTCGCAAAAGTGGATAAGACCAGCCATAAGCACTACCGGGTCATGCATCTGGAAGCTGCAGGGTGCCAGGGAAAGGCTGTGACCGTAAGAATGCAGAAAGGTAAATTTGTGGTGAAACGCGAAAAACAAAAGTGCCCCATCTTTTGCAAATGCTTTGCGGCCTAAAAGCTATTGCGGCCTAACAAGCGCATACGCTTTGCTAACCATCAATCGCAGCTAATAATTGATACCATACGTTTCAAAATTTGTAAAATATGCATGATAATCGATAATGCATGCTTGATGATTCTCCCTGTGCATAAGATAATTTGTCATTGTGTGTATCTCCTCCTGTCCCTCATCGACATGCGAACGTCACTATTCTCCCATGCTTGGCATGGCATTGCCCAGCTTACTGTTTATGCAATCATCTCTTCGCATTTCGCCGTTTGCATTCCAATAAATGAATCATTCTGTCGCTTTGACTGCCAGCCGCTTCAATGTGCATCCCAGGATTTCTCTGTGCCAGCACCTGTCTTGTGCATCCCAGTATCTCTCTGTGCAAGCACCTGTAGTGTGCATCCCAATACCTGGCCCTACGTTCCTTTGTAACCGTCGCAAATAATCCCGTGTAAGACGTCGCCTGGTACTAGGCCTTTTGCTGCATGATTGTACATATTCCAATCTGTCGTTCTTGATGTCAGGGAAAGACACCTATTGTTCCCATAGCTGACAGTATTGGTCCCCCTATGCCAGCACCGTCCCTTGAGTATGTAATTCTACTTCCTTTGATTTTACTGCATATGCCAATACAGTCCCTCATGTTGTGTGTACATGTGAACGCGTGTCCCTAACTTCCACGTGTGATTCTCTATCCTTCTTACACGGCCATGTGTCTGTGTCAATATATGGCTCATTTTTTTCTGTCTACGttttctgtgcatgtgtgtgctTGTTCTTGTGCGTTTAGGTAGATTCCAGAATTTTCTCCTCTGCCTGCCATGTACGCAAAGAGACCGGCAAGATAAAGGGAAATAGCATGTCAGGATGAATTCAGAGAGATGAGTGCTAGAGTTGGAAACGAAAGAGAGATAAATATAAAGAGAAGAagagatagagaaacagtgacATTGATAAAAAGAGAGGAAGACATATGGAAAATGAGAGAGTGATGGAGAAGTGAGAAATGGAGAGCGATGGATAGAGAAAGAAAGATTGAAATATCGAGAACGAAATAGAGATGAAAAAATGTATGATTAACTTGCTGCAGGAACAGGAAAGCGACAGAGAACGAAACATGTTCAATGTTTCATGGATTCACTCAatcgagtttcttcagccagaaggtggtgaacctgtggatttCTTTGCTGCTGAAAGTTGTGGAGTcctaatcactgagtgtctttgagacacagATGGATAGGCTGTTGATTACTAAGGGGATCAGGGCGTatatggagaaggcaggagaatgggaatgagaaaagtatcagccatgattgaaaggcgcAGCAgcgtcgatgggccgagtggcctcatcctGCCCCGATGTCTTATGGTCGATGTATAACTGCATCAGGATTTCATCCTAAACTTTAAATTCTAACAGATCCCGAGCTCTTCGAAATATTCCTGATCAGATGACAAATATTTTCAAAACAGATGGTTTGCTCCACGGCACTTAAGATGTTTGATGCCTGTTGATAATAATTGAATTTCGGATATCTGAAATAGATGGCAAATATATCTATCCAATTGCACAAATCGCTTATCCTGCCATGGAAAGGTAGCTTGTTGGGGCTGATCTGCAAAACACATGTACTGGTCTTATTTTTCTCTTGCCGGGCCCTTCATTAGGCAGCCTTTCCTATTGTGTGTCTCCAGTTCGAATATATTGGAACTGAATTATGTTTCAGAACTCGTGTAAAAATTCTGGGAAACATGTCATAGAATGATTAGATTATCGAAATGGACCATACGGGGAGTCGTGTCGTTGCTGGCGCCGTACAAGCCTCGGTGGCTAATTTCACTGACACTTCTTTCATAGTGCCCTTGTCGAGTGTCCCTTTGAATGCCATGATTGAACCTAAGGCCACCAAAAGGCATTCAGTGCATTACGGTTAGAAACAGTTGTTGAGTCCATAAAATCCCATGATTAATGTACCTAACAGGCAcatatttgaaatgtgggaggaaagcggagcatctggaggaaacccatgtcgaCACGGGAAAACCTGCAAACTGCAACAGAGTCACCTCTTCTCCCTATTTATTCTGGTCAGCCACATCATAAATTGGAAGATTCCACCAATTTACTCTCTAGGAGGAACAAAGCCGCCTTCTTCAGCCCTTTCATGTGCCCGGTACCTTCAAACCGAGATATTTTTTTTTCGTAACCAGGTAAACAAACTAAAGTCAACAAACAAAGAGGCAAATAGAAAGAACAGGTACTTATAAGGGCCACCGCATACACAAAACAAACTCAAAAATCAAACGTCAAATATCCAATCACAATGTCATTAATGTGCATAATACACCCCGGTCAAAATGCACTGATACGACTCTACCATATCAACTGGTGATTGCTCGAGAGCTCGTTGACATGAGAAGGAATTTGTTCAGCGGATACTGCATTGTTGTGTCTGATTTAGACACTTACGCGCGCGTTCATAGCACAGGTGGAACCTACAAAAGGACGAGAGAGTTTGACAGTTCAGGCACGACGCCTTGGAGCAAGACGTGAAACAAATAGTCCGGTTCAAACGGGAGAACGCAGCACGACCACGCCAAGCGAGCTGTATTATCCAATAAAACATTCTCGAGTTCATTTCCACACCCATTCTAAAGTGTTCACACCCTTCCTACAGTATGCTGCCCAGTCTAGATGCAATACTTCAAAGCAATGTTTTATACCGTTTCATCATCACTTCCTATATTTACTAATCGCTGACAATCTTTAGGAAACCGATGATTCAGTACATATTTAACTTGAATTATGAGAATATCATGTCAACGACAACCTGTACACATGAGCAGTCAGCTTTGGAAAAACGTTATAATTGTACCTTTTACATTATCGTGCTTGCGTAATTACAGGGAATTATATCGAATATTATAAGTTTGCAATACGCTTCATGATGCTGTTACTCATTAAAAAGACAACAAAAAGTAGATTGGTCGGAACCTATGCATTAAATGATTTTAAGCACAATCCCACTGATATTCCGTGTCATGATATTTTTGTTTTGTATTGAGAATGAACATACCCCAATATTCTGAGCGTATCTTCAAAAATGAAGAATGATTTATTTCGCTCAACAATGAGCACGCTAAACGTAAATGAGCTGCAGCATATACAATCCATACATAATATTGTTCGTTGTCACTAATGGGCGCATACCATATACTGCAAGATTTCCCCGAGCATCATTGAAATTGATTGCACCTGTGATGCACAAATAGATCGGTATCAGGAAAGTCCTGAAGATAGGAGCATTCATTCTCCTCTGAGAATCGTATACTCTTTCCACAGAATTGATTGCAGAACTCCTCGAGTCAAGCGAATGgggatgggtgggtgtgggtgggtgttgatTGGAGTGGAGGAGGCAGCGGGGAATATGGTTGTAGGTAGGGTGAGATAGTGCGGGAGTTGGTTTgtttatttttaattcatttaaGGGATCTGGGCGTTGCTATTTGGGTCAGCATCTATTGTTCATTCCTAGTTGTACGTCAGAAGATGGGGGTGAGTCCCTGATGGGTAGGTTCACGGAAAGTTCTGTTATGTAGGGTGCTCCAGGTTTTTGCACCAGCGACAATGGACTAATGGGGACATCTTTCCAAGTAATGGTGGGTAccatggagggaaacttccaggcggtggggttcacaGTTATCTGTTGTCTTGCACTTCTAGATGGACGCGGTCGGGGGTTTGGAACGTGTTGTCTAAGTaacctttggggaatcaggaggtgagttacaaccCGGAGCATGCCTAACCTTTCATctgcctggtaaccacagtattaatatggctagtccagttcatctTCTGCTGAATTGTAACCCCCAcgataggtcccaggttcgattcccggcttgtgtcactgtctgtgtggagtttgcacgttcatccCGTCTGTGcatgtgtttcttccgggtgctccggtttcctcccacagtccaaagatgttcgggttaggtggattggcaatgctaa
It contains:
- the LOC140410162 gene encoding NAD(P)(+)--arginine ADP-ribosyltransferase 2-like; its protein translation is MSCQNDKPINLLVYIVILTLSVDNPGTLAFRNGGKDIQLDMAVKSAAYIFFQTPEADRAAIDFITTEWAKKPLYLAVWNEARISVGRNTTIPFGLRREHLMAIHAYTQVSQLYLDFNEATRLYGKTDSVYKKKFHFKSFHYLISVALANLRQNTMFSTYRGASRLFNAKEKTNVRLGQFSSSTINKAVAIGFLNGNSPNNTLFEIKTKFGVSISKYSALPNEDEVLIPPIEVFKVAKVDKTSHKHYRVMHLEAAGCQGKAVTVRMQKGKFVVKREKQKCPIFCKCFAA